A single genomic interval of Carassius gibelio isolate Cgi1373 ecotype wild population from Czech Republic chromosome A22, carGib1.2-hapl.c, whole genome shotgun sequence harbors:
- the LOC127942791 gene encoding beta-1,3-galactosyltransferase 2-like, whose product MHHIKKTFILLLTLSFLLSAVVYVSDFSFETTTFTQTWLTKVMNWTHYKVINSTLVGHTEKDLLFSLLPNQQIQRRASTVAQTTDIPIYHHVAHPSNYHFILDEPDKCRQWDPFLVFMVPVAPHQVEARNAIRSTWGNESSVQGKAVLTLFFVGLTGGPEAQQKLEEESRQHRDLVQSNFVDSYFNLTIKTMVIMDWLATRCAQANFSMKVDSDMYINVENLMSLLLAPNTPRENYITGYMMWDRPVVRNKNSKWYVSEELYPEPIYPTYLQGMGYVFSNDLSGKIVEASKKVKAFNIEDAYVGACLKQLGIAPSSPPDPSQFRAYMGQYKREDFLRVITTILGSPQQLIDIWKDLKKPT is encoded by the coding sequence ATGCATcacattaaaaagacatttattctgCTGCTCacattatcatttttattgtcTGCGGTTGTTTACGTCTCTGATTTCTCTTTTGAGACAACTACGTTCACTCAAACCTGGTTGACTAAAGTCATGAATTGGACTCATTATAAGGTAATTAACAGCACTTTGGTTGGTCATACtgaaaaggatttattattttcacttttgCCAAATCAACAAATCCAACGAAGAGCATCAACTGTTGCACAAACCACAGACATTCCTATCTATCATCATGTGGCCCACCCAAGCAACTATCATTTTATTCTGGATGAACCTGATAAATGTAGACAGTGGGATCCGTTCCTGGTCTTTATGGTCCCTGTGGCGCCCCATCAGGTAGAGGCTCGTAACGCCATCCGGAGCACATGGGGGAATGAGAGCTCAGTGCAGGGAAAAGCAGTGCTGACTCTGTTCTTCGTGGGTTTGACTGGAGGACCTGAAGCTCAACAGAAGCTGGAGGAAGAGAGCCGTCAACACAGAGATTTAGTGCAGAGCAACTTTGTGGACTCCTACTTCAACCTGACCATAAAGACAATGGTGATCATGGACTGGTTGGCCACTCGTTGCGCTCAAGCTAATTTTAGTATGAAGGTTGATTCTGACATGTACATAAATGTGGAGAACCTGATGAGCCTGCTATTGGCACCCAACACACCCAGAGAGAACTACATTACAGGCTATATGATGTGGGACCGGCCTGTTGTCAGGAACAAAAACTCAAAATGGTACGTGTCAGAGGAATTGTACCCTGAACCGATATACCCCACGTACCTGCAGGGAATGGGATATGTTTTCTCCAATGACCTGTCAGGAAAAATAGTTGAGGCTTCCAAGAAAGTAAAGGCCTTTAACATTGAGGACGCATATGTGGGCGCTTGTCTGAAACAGTTAGGCATTGCACCCTCATCTCCTCCAGACCCTTCACAGTTTAGAGcatatatgggacaatacaagcGAGAGGATTTTCTCAGAGTTATTACAACAATCCTGGGATCCCCGCAGCAGCTAATAGACATTTGGAAGGATCTAAAGAAGCCCACATaa
- the LOC127942789 gene encoding beta-1,3-galactosyltransferase 2-like isoform X3: MAAKNICHSLAKGPYMHHIKKTFILLLTLAFLLSAVVYVSDFSFETTTFTQTWLTKVMNWTHYKVINSTLVGHTEKDLLFSLLPNQQIQRRATIAQTTDIPIYHHVAHPSNYHFILDEPDKCSQWDPFLVFMVPVAPHQVEARNAIRSTWGNESSVQGKAVLTLFLVGLTGGPEAQQKLEEESRQHRDLVQSNFVDSYFNLTIKTMVIMDWLATRCPQASYAMKIDSDMYIGLENLMSLLLAPNTPRENYITGYLMWDRPVVRNKNSKWYVAEELYPEPKYPTYLLGMGYVFSNDLSGKIVEASKKVKAFNIEDAYVGTCLKQLGIAPSSPPDPSQFRAYLGQYKREDFLRVITTILGSPQQLIDIWKDLKKPT, translated from the exons ATGGCTGCTAAAAACATTTGTCACAG tTTGGCCAAGGGTCCATATATGCATCacataaaaaagacatttattctgCTGCTCACATTAGCATTTTTATTGTCTGCTGTTGTTTACGTCTCTGATTTCTCTTTTGAGACAACTACGTTCACTCAAACCTGGTTGACTAAAGTCATGAATTGGACTCATTATAAGGTAATTAACAGCACTTTGGTTGGTCATACtgaaaaggatttattattttcacttttgCCAAATCAACAAATCCAACGAAGAGCAACTATTGCACAAACCACAGACATTCCTATCTATCATCATGTGGCTCACCCAAGCAACTATCATTTTATTCTGGATGAACCTGATAAATGTAGTCAGTGGGATCCGTTCCTGGTCTTTATGGTCCCTGTGGCGCCCCATCAGGTAGAGGCTCGTAACGCCATCCGGAGCACATGGGGGAATGAGAGCTCAGTGCAGGGAAAAGCAGTGCTGACTCTGTTCTTGGTGGGTTTGACTGGAGGACCTGAAGCTCAACAGAAGCTGGAGGAAGAGAGCCGTCAACACAGAGATTTAGTGCAGAGCAACTTTGTGGACTCCTACTTCAACCTGACCATAAAGACAATGGTGATCATGGACTGGTTGGCCACTCGTTGCCCTCAAGCATCTTATGCTATGAAGATTGATTCTGATATGTACATAGGCCTGGAGAACCTGATGAGCCTGCTATTGGCACCCAACACACCCAGAGAGAACTACATTACAGGCTATTTGATGTGGGACCGGCCTGTCGTCAGGAACAAAAACTCAAAATGGTACGTGGCAGAGGAACTGTACCCTGAACCGAAATACCCCACGTACCTGCTGGGAATGGGATATGTTTTCTCCAATGACCTGTCAGGAAAAATAGTTGAGGCTTCCAAGAAAGTAAAGGCCTTTAACATTGAGGACGCATATGTGGGCACTTGTCTGAAACAGTTAGGCATTGCACCCTCATCTCCTCCAGACCCTTCACAGTTTAGAGCCTATCTGGGACAATACAAGCGAGAGGATTTTCTCAGAGTTATTACAACAATCCTGGGATCCCCGCAGCAGCTAATAGACATTTGGAAGGATCTAAAGAAGCCCACATaa